A genomic segment from Salvelinus alpinus chromosome 8, SLU_Salpinus.1, whole genome shotgun sequence encodes:
- the LOC139583341 gene encoding transcription factor AP-2-alpha-like isoform X5, which produces MLVHSFSAMDRHDGTSNGTARLPQLGGVGQSPYSAPPLSHTPNSDFQPPYFPPPYQPIYSQSQDPYSHVNDPYSLNSLHAQPQPQHPGWPGQRQSQESSLLHQHRGLQHQLCREYRREVLLPSGHGLDTGLSDSIPIHGIHHSLEDVQVIQHYLHIEDQGIHIPDQTVIKKGPVSLSKNNNVSTIGINKDGLFGGVVNPNEVFCSVPGRLSLLSSTSKYKVTVAEVQRRLSPPECLNASLLGGVLRRAKSKNGGRSLREKLDKIGLNLPAGRRKAANVTLLTSLVEGEAVHLARDFGYVCETEFPAKAVAEYTNRQHSDPNEHVQRKNMLLATKQICKEFTDLLSQDRTPLGNSRPQPILEPGIQSCLTHFSLISHGFGTPAMCAALTALQNYLTEAIKAMDKMYLNNNSHSDSGTKGGDKDEKHRK; this is translated from the exons ATGTTAGTGCACAGTTTTTCCGCGATG GATCGTCACGACGGTACCAGCAATGGGACAGCCAGACTACCTCAGCTGGGAGGCGTGGGCCAGTCTCCGTATAGTGCTCCTCCGCTCTCCCATACCCCAAACTCCGACTTCCAGCCACCGTACTTTCCCCCACCCTACCAGCCCATCTACTCCCAGTCTCAGGACCCATACTCGCACGTCAACGACCCCTACTCCCTCAACTCCCTGCACGCTCAGCCGCAGCCACAGCACCCTGGCTGGCCGGGCCAGAGGCAGAGTCAGGAGAGCAGTTTGCTGCACCAGCACCGCGGCCTGCAACATCAGCTCTGTAGAGAGTACCGGAGAGAAGTGCTCCTGCCGTCGGGCCACGGACTCGATACGGGACTCTCAGATTCTATCCCAATCCATGGAATACATCACTCTTTAGAAGATGTTCAGGTAATTCAGCATTATTTg CATATTGAGGATCAAGGAATTCACATCCCAGACCAGACTGTAATTAAAAAAG GTCCAGTTTCTTTATCCAAGAACAATAATGTCTCCACCATTGGGATAAATAAGGACGGTCTTTTTGGCGGTGTGGTAAACCCCAACGAAGTGTTCTGCTCTGTTCCGGGTCGATTGTCTCTGCTCAGCTCCACATCAAAGTACAAGGTCACGGTGGCGGAAGTGCAGAGACGACTTTCGCCGCCTGAGTGCCTCAACGCGTCACTGCTGGGCGGGGTGCTGAGAAG AGCCAAGTCTAAGAATGGCGGAAGGTCCCTCAGGGAGAAATTGGATAAAATTGGATTAAATCTACCTGCAGGTAGACGCAAGGCTGCAAACGTTACCCTGCTGACGTCACTAGTTGAAG GCGAAGCAGTGCATCTTGCCAGAGATTTTGGTTATGTATGCGAGACTGAATTTCCAGCCAAGGCAGTAGCGGAATATACAAACCGCCAGCATTCCGACCCAAACGAACACGTCCAAAGAAAAAACATGTTATTGGCAACGAA GCAAATATGCAAAGAGTTCACAGACCTGCTTTCCCAGGACCGTACTCCCTTGGGGAATTCTCGACCACAACCTATTCTTGAGCCAGGGATTCAGAGTTGCTTGACCCATTTCAGTCTCATTTCTCACGGATTCGGGACCCCGGCCATGTGCGCGGCCCTCACCGCCCTCCAGAACTATCTGACCGAGGCGATTAAAGCCATGGACAAAATGTACCTGAACAACAACAGTCACTCAGACAGCGGCACTAAAGGCGGAGACAAAGATGAAAAGCACAGAAAGTGA
- the LOC139583341 gene encoding transcription factor AP-2-alpha-like isoform X4 has translation MKMLWKLTDNIKYEDYEDRHDGTSNGTARLPQLGGVGQSPYSAPPLSHTPNSDFQPPYFPPPYQPIYSQSQDPYSHVNDPYSLNSLHAQPQPQHPGWPGQRQSQESSLLHQHRGLQHQLCREYRREVLLPSGHGLDTGLSDSIPIHGIHHSLEDVQHIEDQGIHIPDQTVIKKGPVSLSKNNNVSTIGINKDGLFGGVVNPNEVFCSVPGRLSLLSSTSKYKVTVAEVQRRLSPPECLNASLLGGVLRRAKSKNGGRSLREKLDKIGLNLPAGRRKAANVTLLTSLVEGEAVHLARDFGYVCETEFPAKAVAEYTNRQHSDPNEHVQRKNMLLATKQICKEFTDLLSQDRTPLGNSRPQPILEPGIQSCLTHFSLISHGFGTPAMCAALTALQNYLTEAIKAMDKMYLNNNSHSDSGTKGGDKDEKHRK, from the exons ATGAAAATGCTTTGGAAATTAACTGACAATATAAAATATGAAGATTACGAG GATCGTCACGACGGTACCAGCAATGGGACAGCCAGACTACCTCAGCTGGGAGGCGTGGGCCAGTCTCCGTATAGTGCTCCTCCGCTCTCCCATACCCCAAACTCCGACTTCCAGCCACCGTACTTTCCCCCACCCTACCAGCCCATCTACTCCCAGTCTCAGGACCCATACTCGCACGTCAACGACCCCTACTCCCTCAACTCCCTGCACGCTCAGCCGCAGCCACAGCACCCTGGCTGGCCGGGCCAGAGGCAGAGTCAGGAGAGCAGTTTGCTGCACCAGCACCGCGGCCTGCAACATCAGCTCTGTAGAGAGTACCGGAGAGAAGTGCTCCTGCCGTCGGGCCACGGACTCGATACGGGACTCTCAGATTCTATCCCAATCCATGGAATACATCACTCTTTAGAAGATGTTCAG CATATTGAGGATCAAGGAATTCACATCCCAGACCAGACTGTAATTAAAAAAG GTCCAGTTTCTTTATCCAAGAACAATAATGTCTCCACCATTGGGATAAATAAGGACGGTCTTTTTGGCGGTGTGGTAAACCCCAACGAAGTGTTCTGCTCTGTTCCGGGTCGATTGTCTCTGCTCAGCTCCACATCAAAGTACAAGGTCACGGTGGCGGAAGTGCAGAGACGACTTTCGCCGCCTGAGTGCCTCAACGCGTCACTGCTGGGCGGGGTGCTGAGAAG AGCCAAGTCTAAGAATGGCGGAAGGTCCCTCAGGGAGAAATTGGATAAAATTGGATTAAATCTACCTGCAGGTAGACGCAAGGCTGCAAACGTTACCCTGCTGACGTCACTAGTTGAAG GCGAAGCAGTGCATCTTGCCAGAGATTTTGGTTATGTATGCGAGACTGAATTTCCAGCCAAGGCAGTAGCGGAATATACAAACCGCCAGCATTCCGACCCAAACGAACACGTCCAAAGAAAAAACATGTTATTGGCAACGAA GCAAATATGCAAAGAGTTCACAGACCTGCTTTCCCAGGACCGTACTCCCTTGGGGAATTCTCGACCACAACCTATTCTTGAGCCAGGGATTCAGAGTTGCTTGACCCATTTCAGTCTCATTTCTCACGGATTCGGGACCCCGGCCATGTGCGCGGCCCTCACCGCCCTCCAGAACTATCTGACCGAGGCGATTAAAGCCATGGACAAAATGTACCTGAACAACAACAGTCACTCAGACAGCGGCACTAAAGGCGGAGACAAAGATGAAAAGCACAGAAAGTGA
- the LOC139583341 gene encoding transcription factor AP-2-alpha-like isoform X2, which translates to MRLHDMQATISGQIEEKIMSIIGKMGDWQDRHDGTSNGTARLPQLGGVGQSPYSAPPLSHTPNSDFQPPYFPPPYQPIYSQSQDPYSHVNDPYSLNSLHAQPQPQHPGWPGQRQSQESSLLHQHRGLQHQLCREYRREVLLPSGHGLDTGLSDSIPIHGIHHSLEDVQHIEDQGIHIPDQTVIKKGPVSLSKNNNVSTIGINKDGLFGGVVNPNEVFCSVPGRLSLLSSTSKYKVTVAEVQRRLSPPECLNASLLGGVLRRAKSKNGGRSLREKLDKIGLNLPAGRRKAANVTLLTSLVEGEAVHLARDFGYVCETEFPAKAVAEYTNRQHSDPNEHVQRKNMLLATKQICKEFTDLLSQDRTPLGNSRPQPILEPGIQSCLTHFSLISHGFGTPAMCAALTALQNYLTEAIKAMDKMYLNNNSHSDSGTKGGDKDEKHRK; encoded by the exons ATGAGATTACACGACATGCAAGCTACCATATCAGGACAGATTGAAGAAAAAATCATGTCGATAATTGGCAAAATGGGAGATTGGCAG GATCGTCACGACGGTACCAGCAATGGGACAGCCAGACTACCTCAGCTGGGAGGCGTGGGCCAGTCTCCGTATAGTGCTCCTCCGCTCTCCCATACCCCAAACTCCGACTTCCAGCCACCGTACTTTCCCCCACCCTACCAGCCCATCTACTCCCAGTCTCAGGACCCATACTCGCACGTCAACGACCCCTACTCCCTCAACTCCCTGCACGCTCAGCCGCAGCCACAGCACCCTGGCTGGCCGGGCCAGAGGCAGAGTCAGGAGAGCAGTTTGCTGCACCAGCACCGCGGCCTGCAACATCAGCTCTGTAGAGAGTACCGGAGAGAAGTGCTCCTGCCGTCGGGCCACGGACTCGATACGGGACTCTCAGATTCTATCCCAATCCATGGAATACATCACTCTTTAGAAGATGTTCAG CATATTGAGGATCAAGGAATTCACATCCCAGACCAGACTGTAATTAAAAAAG GTCCAGTTTCTTTATCCAAGAACAATAATGTCTCCACCATTGGGATAAATAAGGACGGTCTTTTTGGCGGTGTGGTAAACCCCAACGAAGTGTTCTGCTCTGTTCCGGGTCGATTGTCTCTGCTCAGCTCCACATCAAAGTACAAGGTCACGGTGGCGGAAGTGCAGAGACGACTTTCGCCGCCTGAGTGCCTCAACGCGTCACTGCTGGGCGGGGTGCTGAGAAG AGCCAAGTCTAAGAATGGCGGAAGGTCCCTCAGGGAGAAATTGGATAAAATTGGATTAAATCTACCTGCAGGTAGACGCAAGGCTGCAAACGTTACCCTGCTGACGTCACTAGTTGAAG GCGAAGCAGTGCATCTTGCCAGAGATTTTGGTTATGTATGCGAGACTGAATTTCCAGCCAAGGCAGTAGCGGAATATACAAACCGCCAGCATTCCGACCCAAACGAACACGTCCAAAGAAAAAACATGTTATTGGCAACGAA GCAAATATGCAAAGAGTTCACAGACCTGCTTTCCCAGGACCGTACTCCCTTGGGGAATTCTCGACCACAACCTATTCTTGAGCCAGGGATTCAGAGTTGCTTGACCCATTTCAGTCTCATTTCTCACGGATTCGGGACCCCGGCCATGTGCGCGGCCCTCACCGCCCTCCAGAACTATCTGACCGAGGCGATTAAAGCCATGGACAAAATGTACCTGAACAACAACAGTCACTCAGACAGCGGCACTAAAGGCGGAGACAAAGATGAAAAGCACAGAAAGTGA
- the LOC139583341 gene encoding transcription factor AP-2-alpha-like isoform X3 encodes MKMLWKLTDNIKYEDYEDRHDGTSNGTARLPQLGGVGQSPYSAPPLSHTPNSDFQPPYFPPPYQPIYSQSQDPYSHVNDPYSLNSLHAQPQPQHPGWPGQRQSQESSLLHQHRGLQHQLCREYRREVLLPSGHGLDTGLSDSIPIHGIHHSLEDVQVIQHYLHIEDQGIHIPDQTVIKKGPVSLSKNNNVSTIGINKDGLFGGVVNPNEVFCSVPGRLSLLSSTSKYKVTVAEVQRRLSPPECLNASLLGGVLRRAKSKNGGRSLREKLDKIGLNLPAGRRKAANVTLLTSLVEGEAVHLARDFGYVCETEFPAKAVAEYTNRQHSDPNEHVQRKNMLLATKQICKEFTDLLSQDRTPLGNSRPQPILEPGIQSCLTHFSLISHGFGTPAMCAALTALQNYLTEAIKAMDKMYLNNNSHSDSGTKGGDKDEKHRK; translated from the exons ATGAAAATGCTTTGGAAATTAACTGACAATATAAAATATGAAGATTACGAG GATCGTCACGACGGTACCAGCAATGGGACAGCCAGACTACCTCAGCTGGGAGGCGTGGGCCAGTCTCCGTATAGTGCTCCTCCGCTCTCCCATACCCCAAACTCCGACTTCCAGCCACCGTACTTTCCCCCACCCTACCAGCCCATCTACTCCCAGTCTCAGGACCCATACTCGCACGTCAACGACCCCTACTCCCTCAACTCCCTGCACGCTCAGCCGCAGCCACAGCACCCTGGCTGGCCGGGCCAGAGGCAGAGTCAGGAGAGCAGTTTGCTGCACCAGCACCGCGGCCTGCAACATCAGCTCTGTAGAGAGTACCGGAGAGAAGTGCTCCTGCCGTCGGGCCACGGACTCGATACGGGACTCTCAGATTCTATCCCAATCCATGGAATACATCACTCTTTAGAAGATGTTCAGGTAATTCAGCATTATTTg CATATTGAGGATCAAGGAATTCACATCCCAGACCAGACTGTAATTAAAAAAG GTCCAGTTTCTTTATCCAAGAACAATAATGTCTCCACCATTGGGATAAATAAGGACGGTCTTTTTGGCGGTGTGGTAAACCCCAACGAAGTGTTCTGCTCTGTTCCGGGTCGATTGTCTCTGCTCAGCTCCACATCAAAGTACAAGGTCACGGTGGCGGAAGTGCAGAGACGACTTTCGCCGCCTGAGTGCCTCAACGCGTCACTGCTGGGCGGGGTGCTGAGAAG AGCCAAGTCTAAGAATGGCGGAAGGTCCCTCAGGGAGAAATTGGATAAAATTGGATTAAATCTACCTGCAGGTAGACGCAAGGCTGCAAACGTTACCCTGCTGACGTCACTAGTTGAAG GCGAAGCAGTGCATCTTGCCAGAGATTTTGGTTATGTATGCGAGACTGAATTTCCAGCCAAGGCAGTAGCGGAATATACAAACCGCCAGCATTCCGACCCAAACGAACACGTCCAAAGAAAAAACATGTTATTGGCAACGAA GCAAATATGCAAAGAGTTCACAGACCTGCTTTCCCAGGACCGTACTCCCTTGGGGAATTCTCGACCACAACCTATTCTTGAGCCAGGGATTCAGAGTTGCTTGACCCATTTCAGTCTCATTTCTCACGGATTCGGGACCCCGGCCATGTGCGCGGCCCTCACCGCCCTCCAGAACTATCTGACCGAGGCGATTAAAGCCATGGACAAAATGTACCTGAACAACAACAGTCACTCAGACAGCGGCACTAAAGGCGGAGACAAAGATGAAAAGCACAGAAAGTGA
- the LOC139583341 gene encoding transcription factor AP-2-alpha-like isoform X1 yields MRLHDMQATISGQIEEKIMSIIGKMGDWQDRHDGTSNGTARLPQLGGVGQSPYSAPPLSHTPNSDFQPPYFPPPYQPIYSQSQDPYSHVNDPYSLNSLHAQPQPQHPGWPGQRQSQESSLLHQHRGLQHQLCREYRREVLLPSGHGLDTGLSDSIPIHGIHHSLEDVQVIQHYLHIEDQGIHIPDQTVIKKGPVSLSKNNNVSTIGINKDGLFGGVVNPNEVFCSVPGRLSLLSSTSKYKVTVAEVQRRLSPPECLNASLLGGVLRRAKSKNGGRSLREKLDKIGLNLPAGRRKAANVTLLTSLVEGEAVHLARDFGYVCETEFPAKAVAEYTNRQHSDPNEHVQRKNMLLATKQICKEFTDLLSQDRTPLGNSRPQPILEPGIQSCLTHFSLISHGFGTPAMCAALTALQNYLTEAIKAMDKMYLNNNSHSDSGTKGGDKDEKHRK; encoded by the exons ATGAGATTACACGACATGCAAGCTACCATATCAGGACAGATTGAAGAAAAAATCATGTCGATAATTGGCAAAATGGGAGATTGGCAG GATCGTCACGACGGTACCAGCAATGGGACAGCCAGACTACCTCAGCTGGGAGGCGTGGGCCAGTCTCCGTATAGTGCTCCTCCGCTCTCCCATACCCCAAACTCCGACTTCCAGCCACCGTACTTTCCCCCACCCTACCAGCCCATCTACTCCCAGTCTCAGGACCCATACTCGCACGTCAACGACCCCTACTCCCTCAACTCCCTGCACGCTCAGCCGCAGCCACAGCACCCTGGCTGGCCGGGCCAGAGGCAGAGTCAGGAGAGCAGTTTGCTGCACCAGCACCGCGGCCTGCAACATCAGCTCTGTAGAGAGTACCGGAGAGAAGTGCTCCTGCCGTCGGGCCACGGACTCGATACGGGACTCTCAGATTCTATCCCAATCCATGGAATACATCACTCTTTAGAAGATGTTCAGGTAATTCAGCATTATTTg CATATTGAGGATCAAGGAATTCACATCCCAGACCAGACTGTAATTAAAAAAG GTCCAGTTTCTTTATCCAAGAACAATAATGTCTCCACCATTGGGATAAATAAGGACGGTCTTTTTGGCGGTGTGGTAAACCCCAACGAAGTGTTCTGCTCTGTTCCGGGTCGATTGTCTCTGCTCAGCTCCACATCAAAGTACAAGGTCACGGTGGCGGAAGTGCAGAGACGACTTTCGCCGCCTGAGTGCCTCAACGCGTCACTGCTGGGCGGGGTGCTGAGAAG AGCCAAGTCTAAGAATGGCGGAAGGTCCCTCAGGGAGAAATTGGATAAAATTGGATTAAATCTACCTGCAGGTAGACGCAAGGCTGCAAACGTTACCCTGCTGACGTCACTAGTTGAAG GCGAAGCAGTGCATCTTGCCAGAGATTTTGGTTATGTATGCGAGACTGAATTTCCAGCCAAGGCAGTAGCGGAATATACAAACCGCCAGCATTCCGACCCAAACGAACACGTCCAAAGAAAAAACATGTTATTGGCAACGAA GCAAATATGCAAAGAGTTCACAGACCTGCTTTCCCAGGACCGTACTCCCTTGGGGAATTCTCGACCACAACCTATTCTTGAGCCAGGGATTCAGAGTTGCTTGACCCATTTCAGTCTCATTTCTCACGGATTCGGGACCCCGGCCATGTGCGCGGCCCTCACCGCCCTCCAGAACTATCTGACCGAGGCGATTAAAGCCATGGACAAAATGTACCTGAACAACAACAGTCACTCAGACAGCGGCACTAAAGGCGGAGACAAAGATGAAAAGCACAGAAAGTGA
- the LOC139583341 gene encoding transcription factor AP-2-alpha-like isoform X6, translating into MLVHSFSAMDRHDGTSNGTARLPQLGGVGQSPYSAPPLSHTPNSDFQPPYFPPPYQPIYSQSQDPYSHVNDPYSLNSLHAQPQPQHPGWPGQRQSQESSLLHQHRGLQHQLCREYRREVLLPSGHGLDTGLSDSIPIHGIHHSLEDVQHIEDQGIHIPDQTVIKKGPVSLSKNNNVSTIGINKDGLFGGVVNPNEVFCSVPGRLSLLSSTSKYKVTVAEVQRRLSPPECLNASLLGGVLRRAKSKNGGRSLREKLDKIGLNLPAGRRKAANVTLLTSLVEGEAVHLARDFGYVCETEFPAKAVAEYTNRQHSDPNEHVQRKNMLLATKQICKEFTDLLSQDRTPLGNSRPQPILEPGIQSCLTHFSLISHGFGTPAMCAALTALQNYLTEAIKAMDKMYLNNNSHSDSGTKGGDKDEKHRK; encoded by the exons ATGTTAGTGCACAGTTTTTCCGCGATG GATCGTCACGACGGTACCAGCAATGGGACAGCCAGACTACCTCAGCTGGGAGGCGTGGGCCAGTCTCCGTATAGTGCTCCTCCGCTCTCCCATACCCCAAACTCCGACTTCCAGCCACCGTACTTTCCCCCACCCTACCAGCCCATCTACTCCCAGTCTCAGGACCCATACTCGCACGTCAACGACCCCTACTCCCTCAACTCCCTGCACGCTCAGCCGCAGCCACAGCACCCTGGCTGGCCGGGCCAGAGGCAGAGTCAGGAGAGCAGTTTGCTGCACCAGCACCGCGGCCTGCAACATCAGCTCTGTAGAGAGTACCGGAGAGAAGTGCTCCTGCCGTCGGGCCACGGACTCGATACGGGACTCTCAGATTCTATCCCAATCCATGGAATACATCACTCTTTAGAAGATGTTCAG CATATTGAGGATCAAGGAATTCACATCCCAGACCAGACTGTAATTAAAAAAG GTCCAGTTTCTTTATCCAAGAACAATAATGTCTCCACCATTGGGATAAATAAGGACGGTCTTTTTGGCGGTGTGGTAAACCCCAACGAAGTGTTCTGCTCTGTTCCGGGTCGATTGTCTCTGCTCAGCTCCACATCAAAGTACAAGGTCACGGTGGCGGAAGTGCAGAGACGACTTTCGCCGCCTGAGTGCCTCAACGCGTCACTGCTGGGCGGGGTGCTGAGAAG AGCCAAGTCTAAGAATGGCGGAAGGTCCCTCAGGGAGAAATTGGATAAAATTGGATTAAATCTACCTGCAGGTAGACGCAAGGCTGCAAACGTTACCCTGCTGACGTCACTAGTTGAAG GCGAAGCAGTGCATCTTGCCAGAGATTTTGGTTATGTATGCGAGACTGAATTTCCAGCCAAGGCAGTAGCGGAATATACAAACCGCCAGCATTCCGACCCAAACGAACACGTCCAAAGAAAAAACATGTTATTGGCAACGAA GCAAATATGCAAAGAGTTCACAGACCTGCTTTCCCAGGACCGTACTCCCTTGGGGAATTCTCGACCACAACCTATTCTTGAGCCAGGGATTCAGAGTTGCTTGACCCATTTCAGTCTCATTTCTCACGGATTCGGGACCCCGGCCATGTGCGCGGCCCTCACCGCCCTCCAGAACTATCTGACCGAGGCGATTAAAGCCATGGACAAAATGTACCTGAACAACAACAGTCACTCAGACAGCGGCACTAAAGGCGGAGACAAAGATGAAAAGCACAGAAAGTGA